Within Actinoplanes sp. L3-i22, the genomic segment ACCCCGACGGCCTTCGCCAGCAGCGCCTTGGAGACGGCCTCGGCGGCCTGGTCCATGCCGCGCTTGAGACCGATCGGGTTGGCACCCGCGGTCACGTTGCGCAGGCCCTCGCGGACCAGCGCCTGGGCGAGAACGGTCGCCGTGGTCGTCCCGTCGCCGGCGACGTCGTTGGTCTTCGTCGCCACCTCCTTGACGAGCTGGGCGCCGAGGTTCTCGTACGGGTCGGAGAGCTCGATCTCCTTGGCGATGGTCACGCCATCGTTGGTGATCGTCGGCGCGCCGAACTTCTTGTCCAGGACGACGTTGCGGCCGCGCGGGCCGAGAGTGACCTTGACCGTGTCGGCGAGCGTGTTGACGCCGTGCTCCAGCAGGTGCCGGGCGTCGTCAGAGAAGCTGAGAATCTTCGCCATGTATAGGTCCCTTCACGCGCCGACGCCCTGCCCCGAAGTTGCCGGAACAGGGCGTCTGCACAGTCGGTTAGGTCTTACTTCTCGATGACCGCGAGGACGTCGCGGGCGGAGAGCACCAGGTACTCCTCACCGGCGTACTTGACCTCGGTGCCGCCGTACTTCGAGTAGAGGACCACGTCGCCGACATTGACGTCGAGCGGGACGCGGTTGCCCTTGTCGTCGATCCGGCCGGGGCCGACAGCGAGGACGGTGCCCTCCTGCGGCTTCTCCTTGGCGGTGTCGGGGATCACGATGCCGGAAGCGGTCGTGGTCTCAGCCTCGTTCGCCTGGACCACGATGCGGTCCTCGAGCGGCTTGATCGCAACCTTGGTCGCGGTAGTCACGGGCATACCCTCCTGGGTACAGGTTTCGCCGGCCTGGAATCAGACCGGTCAATGCCTCATGCCACCGGGCGGGGCCGTCGTCGCGGGTGCCGGTCCGCCTGGTGCCTAGCGTCCGGGACGGGCCCGGGCGCTGGCACCCTCATGTTGAGAGTGCTAATCGGAGATTATGCCGGAACTAGCACTCCGTCAACCAGAGTGCCAGCCTGTCACGCCGGGGAGAATGCCTGGTGTGACCCCTGAACTCCTTGCTCTGCTGCAGACCCCGGAAGGGGCGGATGCCCTGGCCGCGGCGGCTGAGGTCGGCGACGGCGAGCCGCTCGCCGCGGCCTCGGCCCTTCGGGCCCGGGGCTTCGGCGCGGAGCTGGCCGCTGCCGCTCTCACCCAGGCTAGTTTGCGCCGCCGGGCGGCGGTGAAGTTCGGCCCGGACGCCACCCGAATGTTCTTCACCCGGCCCGGCCTGGAACAGGCCACCCGCGCGGTGGTCGCGGAGCGCCGGGCCGCCCGGCTCGCCGCCTCCGGCGCCGCGACCCTCGCCGATCTGGGCTGCGGGCTGGGCTCCGACGCGCTGGCCGCGGCCCGCCTGGGGATCTCGGTGTACGCGGTGGAGGCCGACCCCGGCACTGCCGCGCTCGCCGCCGCGAACGCCCAGGCCGCGGGGCTGGCCGACCGGATCACGGTGACCTGCGCGGACGCGACCACGGTCGACGTGGAGCGGTTCGACGCGGTGTTCGCCGACCCGGCGCGGCGACAGGCCGGGCGGGGCCGGGTGTTCGACCCGAAGTCGTACTCGCCGCCCTGGGACTTCGTCGCCGGCCTGGCCGAGCGGGTCCCGCGCACGGTCCTCAAGCTGGCCCCGGGCATCGACCACGGGCTGTTGCCACCGGGCGCCGAGGGGGAGTGGGTGAGCGTCGGCGGGGACCTGGTCGAGGCGGCCTTCTGGTGCGGCCCGCTGGCGTCGGCGCCCCGCCGGGCGACCCTGGTCGGGGTCGGCGAACTCACCGGTTCGGGTCTGCAACGGGCCCCGGTCGGGCCGGTCGGCGCCTGGTTCTACGACCCGGACCCGGCCGTGGTCCGGTCGCACCTGGTCGCCGAGTTCGCGGCGGCGATCGGCGGGCGGCTGGGCGACCCGGAGATCGCGTACGTCTACACCGACGATCCGGTGGACACCCCGTTCGCCCGGCGGCTGGCGGTGACCGACGTGCTGCCGTTCTCGCTGAAGCGGCTGCGGGCGCTGCTCCGCGACCGCGGGGTGGGGACGCTGGAGATCCGCAAGCGCGGGTCCGCGCTCGTACCGGATCAATTGCGCAAGGACCTGAAGCTGAGCGGACCGCTTGCCGCGGGATTGGTTCTGACCAGGGTCGACGGCGCGCCGACCGTGCTGTTGACGGCGCATTCCTGAGCCGGAACGTAACCGGCACGTCGCAACGTGTCCGAATCGGGGTGAGGTGGAGATCACTCCCGGAGTACCGTGCGGCGCATGCCGAAGAAGGCGGCCGGTACCCCGGCCACTGTGCTGCTGAACGCGGAGAAGGTGCCACACACCTTGCATCCGTACGAGGTGTCCCCGGACGCGCCGAACTACGGCGCCCTGGTCGCGGCGGCCCTCGGAGTAGCGCCGGAACGGCTGTTCAAGACGCTCGTCGCCGAGGTCGACGGGCGTCTCGTGGTCGGCGTCGTGCCGGTCACCGGTGATCTCGATCTGAAGGCGCTGGCACACGCCGCGGGTGGCAAGCGTGCCGCCCTCGCCGACCGTGCCGCCGCCGAGCGGAGCAGTGGCTACGTGCGCGGCGGCATCAGTCCGCTGGGCCAGCGTAGGCAACTGCCCACAGTGATCGACGAGTCGGCGCGGGAACTGGACCTGATGTATGTCTCCGCGGGACGCCGCGGTCTGCAGGTCTCCCTGGCGCCGGCCGACCTGATCCGGTTGACCAGCGCGACCGTTGCGGTGATCAGAACCTGACACCCGGGCCCGGCGAAGGTAGCCGGGGATGTCGTTCGGTGGATGCGTGGTGTTACGCCCAGTTACACACAGCGGCCTTTGGTGTGCCTTCCAGCGC encodes:
- the groES gene encoding co-chaperone GroES; this translates as MPVTTATKVAIKPLEDRIVVQANEAETTTASGIVIPDTAKEKPQEGTVLAVGPGRIDDKGNRVPLDVNVGDVVLYSKYGGTEVKYAGEEYLVLSARDVLAVIEK
- a CDS encoding methyltransferase domain-containing protein codes for the protein MPGVTPELLALLQTPEGADALAAAAEVGDGEPLAAASALRARGFGAELAAAALTQASLRRRAAVKFGPDATRMFFTRPGLEQATRAVVAERRAARLAASGAATLADLGCGLGSDALAAARLGISVYAVEADPGTAALAAANAQAAGLADRITVTCADATTVDVERFDAVFADPARRQAGRGRVFDPKSYSPPWDFVAGLAERVPRTVLKLAPGIDHGLLPPGAEGEWVSVGGDLVEAAFWCGPLASAPRRATLVGVGELTGSGLQRAPVGPVGAWFYDPDPAVVRSHLVAEFAAAIGGRLGDPEIAYVYTDDPVDTPFARRLAVTDVLPFSLKRLRALLRDRGVGTLEIRKRGSALVPDQLRKDLKLSGPLAAGLVLTRVDGAPTVLLTAHS
- the ybaK gene encoding Cys-tRNA(Pro) deacylase, which gives rise to MPKKAAGTPATVLLNAEKVPHTLHPYEVSPDAPNYGALVAAALGVAPERLFKTLVAEVDGRLVVGVVPVTGDLDLKALAHAAGGKRAALADRAAAERSSGYVRGGISPLGQRRQLPTVIDESARELDLMYVSAGRRGLQVSLAPADLIRLTSATVAVIRT